In Planctomycetia bacterium, one DNA window encodes the following:
- a CDS encoding cyclodeaminase/cyclohydrolase family protein, which translates to MAVQLTEFLEQLASRSATPGGGSASALVGSVAGALCGMVARLNDKKDGTPGVLHDTIAEADALRGRLLSLMDEDIAAFNALAASWKLPDDEAHAAERQAAVIEATRTPLSIMQASLEVMRLAARGLARSKKNCLSDAGVAALFAHAALEGARLNVLINLPGIRDERTREELTRNAESVRGEAHRLRGEIETRLAENYGG; encoded by the coding sequence ATGGCTGTCCAACTAACCGAGTTCCTCGAACAACTTGCCTCCCGCTCCGCGACGCCGGGTGGCGGCAGCGCCAGCGCGCTGGTCGGCTCGGTGGCGGGGGCGCTGTGCGGCATGGTGGCGCGGCTGAATGACAAAAAGGACGGCACGCCGGGCGTGCTGCACGATACGATTGCCGAGGCCGATGCGCTGCGCGGGCGGCTGCTGTCCCTGATGGATGAAGACATCGCGGCGTTCAACGCGCTGGCCGCATCGTGGAAGCTGCCGGACGACGAGGCCCACGCGGCCGAGCGGCAGGCCGCCGTGATCGAGGCGACGCGAACACCGCTGTCGATCATGCAGGCGTCGCTGGAGGTGATGCGACTCGCAGCGCGGGGTTTGGCGCGATCGAAGAAAAACTGTCTGTCTGATGCGGGCGTCGCGGCGCTCTTCGCGCATGCGGCGCTGGAAGGGGCGAGGCTGAACGTGCTGATCAACCTGCCGGGCATACGCGACGAACGAACGCGCGAGGAATTGACCCGCAATGCCGAGTCCGTTCGCGGCGAGGCCCATCGTCTGCGCGGGGAAATCGAGACGCGCCTTGCCGAGAATTACGGCGGTTGA
- the ftcD gene encoding glutamate formimidoyltransferase, whose product MPALIECVPNFSEGRDSAVIRQITDAIESVEGVRLLDVDPGKATNRTVVTFVGEPCAVCEAAFRAAKRAAELIDMSRHKGEHPRFGATDVCPLIPVSGISMDETAKLARALAKRIGDELQIPVYCYEYAATSPQRKNLADVRAGEYEGLRAKLTRPEWKPDFGPATFNARTGAIAVGARDFLIAYNVNLNTTSVRRANAIAYDIREKGRVKTDDGTPTGKPVLDEKGQKVWVPGSLKCVKAIGWYIEEYGIAQISINLTNIGVTPLHVAFDECCKRAEARGVRVTGSEIVGMVPLSAMLEAGRYFLRKQQRSTGVSDRELIRIAVRSLGLNDLSPFKPEEKIIEYAIADKAARRLVDRTVKDFVEETASESPAPGGGSVSALLGALGAALATMVANLSSHKRGWDARWEEFSGWAERGKTLHDRLLALVDEDTAAFNALMAAFGLPQGSESEKAARTTAIEAATMRAIEAPLAVMESALESFDVIEAMARDGMEASASDVGVAALCARSAVIGAHLNVKINAKSLKDRAKADSYLLKAGGIEKNAVSREAEVLKLLGPKVG is encoded by the coding sequence ATGCCCGCGTTGATCGAGTGCGTTCCCAATTTCAGCGAAGGCCGCGATTCGGCCGTCATTCGCCAGATCACGGATGCGATTGAGTCGGTCGAAGGCGTCCGCCTGCTCGACGTCGACCCCGGCAAGGCGACGAATCGGACGGTGGTGACGTTCGTCGGTGAGCCGTGCGCCGTCTGCGAGGCGGCGTTTCGTGCGGCGAAGCGAGCGGCCGAGCTGATCGACATGAGCCGGCACAAGGGCGAGCATCCGCGTTTTGGCGCGACGGATGTCTGTCCCTTGATTCCGGTCAGCGGCATCAGCATGGACGAGACGGCCAAGCTGGCGCGGGCGCTGGCGAAGCGGATCGGCGATGAATTACAGATTCCAGTTTATTGTTACGAGTACGCCGCCACGTCGCCGCAGCGGAAGAATCTTGCCGATGTCCGTGCGGGGGAGTACGAGGGGCTGCGCGCCAAACTGACGCGTCCGGAGTGGAAGCCCGATTTCGGCCCGGCGACGTTCAACGCACGGACGGGGGCCATCGCCGTGGGGGCGCGCGATTTTCTGATCGCGTACAACGTGAATCTGAACACCACGAGCGTACGGCGGGCCAACGCGATTGCCTACGACATCCGCGAGAAAGGCCGCGTGAAGACCGACGACGGCACGCCGACGGGCAAGCCGGTGCTCGATGAGAAGGGACAGAAGGTCTGGGTGCCGGGGTCGCTGAAGTGCGTCAAGGCGATCGGGTGGTACATCGAGGAATACGGCATCGCACAGATTTCGATCAACCTGACGAACATCGGCGTGACGCCGCTGCACGTGGCGTTTGACGAATGCTGCAAGCGGGCCGAGGCGCGCGGCGTGCGCGTGACCGGCAGCGAGATCGTGGGCATGGTCCCGCTGTCGGCGATGCTGGAGGCGGGGCGGTATTTCCTGCGCAAGCAGCAGCGTTCGACGGGCGTGAGCGATCGGGAGCTGATCAGGATCGCGGTGCGCAGCCTGGGCTTGAACGATCTATCGCCGTTCAAGCCGGAGGAGAAAATCATCGAGTACGCCATCGCCGACAAGGCTGCACGGCGGTTGGTGGATCGGACGGTGAAGGACTTTGTCGAAGAGACGGCCAGCGAGTCGCCCGCGCCCGGAGGCGGTAGCGTGTCGGCGTTGCTGGGTGCGCTGGGTGCAGCGCTGGCGACGATGGTAGCGAATCTGTCGAGTCACAAGCGCGGCTGGGATGCGCGCTGGGAGGAGTTTTCCGGCTGGGCGGAGCGAGGAAAGACGCTGCACGACCGGCTGCTGGCGCTGGTCGACGAAGACACAGCGGCGTTCAACGCGCTGATGGCGGCGTTTGGGCTGCCCCAGGGCAGCGAGTCGGAAAAGGCGGCGCGCACGACGGCGATCGAGGCGGCGACGATGCGAGCGATCGAAGCGCCGCTGGCGGTGATGGAGTCGGCGCTGGAGAGTTTTGACGTGATCGAGGCGATGGCGCGCGACGGCATGGAAGCGAGCGCGTCGGACGTGGGCGTGGCGGCGTTGTGCGCGCGATCGGCGGTGATCGGCGCGCACCTGAACGTGAAGATCAACGCGAAGAGTTTGAAGGATCGCGCCAAGGCGGATTCATACCTCTTGAAGGCCGGGGGGATCGAGAAGAACGCCGTCTCGCGCGAGGCGGAAGTGCTGAAACTGCTCGGTCCAAAGGTGGGATGA